The nucleotide window ACAACTTAGATGAAGAAGATTCAGAATATATAGATAATTTAACGGATGAGAAGTTTACAGAACGCATAAAATACAATATAGCTTTTAGAAGTGGTATAAATCAGAGCGACGTTATAGGAAGTGGGCAATTTCCATTTTATATAGTTTCGGCTTATGCAGATAAACGTTTGAATCATGTTAGTGCTGTTCAGTTTGGTGCAGATGTGTTCTTTTCTAACTTTTTAAAAGAGTTGATTTATTATCAATCCGTTTCTTTTCCTGAGTTAGATGTTACTGGTGATGAAGATTATAAACGTGTAGGACTATTTGTAGGTCATGAGTTGTTTATCAATAAAATGTCCATAGAATCGCAGATAGGCTATTATGTCTATTATCCGTTTGATTTTGAAGGCAGAACCTATTTAAGAGTTGGACTAAAACGCTATTTTGGTAAGAAATTCTTTGGAGCTATAACCTTAAAATCTCATGGTGCTAAAGCAGAAGCCGTTGAATTTGGAATTGGAGTAAGATTATAAATTTGTCATTCCTGAGTTGGGCACTGAGCGATGGTCACTGAGCGAAGTCGAAGTGAGTCGAAGTGAGGCAAGGAATCTATTTTAGATATGAAGAAAATAATTTATTTATTGGTTTTTCTTGTTTTTGCTTGCAATAGCGAAGATGCTAACGATTGCTTTCAAACATCAGGAACTATAGTGCAACAAGAAATTGATGTTGTTGGCTTCGAAAGAATTTTAGTGAATAGAGATATAGAATTAATCATTACTGAAGCACCAGAATATAAAGTTACTATTGAAACAGGTGAGAACTTAATCAATGATGTAAAGGCAGAAGTTATTGGAGATAGATTAGTGCTCACAGATGATAATACCTGTAATTATGTGAGAGACTATGGTATTACAAAAATTTATGTTGAAGCACCAAATCTTAAAGAAATAAGAACGTCGTCGCAGTATGAGATTTCATCAAATGGAGTCTTAAGCTATCCTAGTTTAAAATTATTGTCTGAAGATTTTAATGAAGCTACAGATTTTACGGTTGGTGATTTTAGATTGTCTATAAATTCAGAGAGTTTACGTATTACTTCAAATAATATTTCATCATTTTATATCAATGGTGAAGTGGAAAACTTGTTCGTTGGTTTTTTCTCAGGCTCTGGGCGTTTTGAAGGTGAAAACTTAATCGCTCAAAATGTGGAAGTAAACCATAGAGGGAGTAATGACATGATTGTAAATCCTCAAGCATCACTAACAGGGATTTTAAGAGGAACAGGACATCTTATTTCTGTAAATGAACCACCACTAGTTGCTGTAGAACGTATTTACAGTGGTCAGTTGTTTTTTGATTAGTTAAGGTTTACGATTATTACTATTATTAAAACAATTACAAATAACCCAAGCCTTCTATTCCATTCTTCTTGTAAAATAGTTGTAAAAGGTTTCTTGCCTAAGTAAAAAAGCCATTTAAAAGAAGCTCCAAAGTATTTTAAAATATCCGGAATCGCTTCTTGAATTATACCTGCTAAAAATTCTAACAAACCCTCTAGCATACTAATCACTTTCTCAACCAGCCTAAAATTCTTGAATTGTCAATTTGCCACTTTTCATTTTTAAATAACAAATCATACCTTTCTCTAGAATTGCCATAAGGTCCTGAATTCTGTTGTGTAATTTCAATTTCATCTTCGTTTACTTCAGAAATTATTGAGACATGTCCATGTTTGTTTGAAAATGTTCCAGAATAAATCAATAAATCGTTCACCTTAGGTTTTGATTTACTAGGATTTGTATACTGAATTAAACCTCGCTGTTTATTTAGTTGTCCATCTTTTAAATTGTCAATAAAAAAATCTTTGGCGTGTCCATAACTTTCAGGCATTTTGTGATGTAACTGTTCATAGTAGTAGCGTTTAACAAACTCTACGCACTGAAATTTTAATCCTAAATTATAGCCGTCTTCTGATATTGCTCTGCCGTTTACATTATCAATTTTTCCATTGTAGTAAACAGATGTACCATTAAGGTTGTCTATTTCTTCTCCAATACTATACTTAGGGTTTGGGTTTGTACTCTCAATTAAAATATATCCACCTATAGCAAAAACAACAAAGACTAATAATAGTGTCTGTTTTTTTAATTTATTCATTAATAGTTTCTAATTTAAAGTATTAAATTCCTTCCCTCAGGGAAGGCTAGGATGGGCTTTTATCAACTCGTCAATTCCCTAAACAAACTCTCTAAACTTGCGTTTTTTTGATTGAGTTGAAGAATCTTCAATTCATTGTCATGGGCAAAATCAAAAACATGAGAGCGCATATCTTCTTTGGTTGAAAATGTGATTTCGTAAACAAAACCATAAGTATTCTTAACAGAAGCAACTTTAGGTAAGCGTAACAGAAATGTATCCTCAACACGGTAATCAAACTCTACAATAATTACTTGTTCTTGGCCTTCTCTGAGGTCTTTGAGGTATTTGTCAGCAACCACTTCTCCTTTGTTAATAATTATAACACGATCGCACATGGCTTCAACCTCTTGCATAATGTGCGTAGATAAAAACACGGTTTTTTCTTTACCAATATCCTTAATAAGGTTTCTTATGTCTACTAATTGATTTGGATCTAAGCCTGTAGTTGGTTCATCTAAAATTAAGACATCGGGATTGTGCAGTAGCGCGTTAGCCAGACCAACACGTTGTCTGTAACCTTTGGAGAGTTGG belongs to Winogradskyella sp. J14-2 and includes:
- a CDS encoding head GIN domain-containing protein — protein: MKKIIYLLVFLVFACNSEDANDCFQTSGTIVQQEIDVVGFERILVNRDIELIITEAPEYKVTIETGENLINDVKAEVIGDRLVLTDDNTCNYVRDYGITKIYVEAPNLKEIRTSSQYEISSNGVLSYPSLKLLSEDFNEATDFTVGDFRLSINSESLRITSNNISSFYINGEVENLFVGFFSGSGRFEGENLIAQNVEVNHRGSNDMIVNPQASLTGILRGTGHLISVNEPPLVAVERIYSGQLFFD
- a CDS encoding CHAP domain-containing protein yields the protein MNKLKKQTLLLVFVVFAIGGYILIESTNPNPKYSIGEEIDNLNGTSVYYNGKIDNVNGRAISEDGYNLGLKFQCVEFVKRYYYEQLHHKMPESYGHAKDFFIDNLKDGQLNKQRGLIQYTNPSKSKPKVNDLLIYSGTFSNKHGHVSIISEVNEDEIEITQQNSGPYGNSRERYDLLFKNEKWQIDNSRILGWLRK
- the gldA gene encoding gliding motility-associated ABC transporter ATP-binding subunit GldA is translated as MSIEVHNISKLYKDQKALNNVSFKVKDAEVVGFLGPNGAGKSTMMKILTTYIEASEGDASVNGFDVTKDKKNVQKSVGYLPEHNPLYTDLYVKEYLNFNANAYGTPKSRINEVIELTGLTPEAHKKIGQLSKGYRQRVGLANALLHNPDVLILDEPTTGLDPNQLVDIRNLIKDIGKEKTVFLSTHIMQEVEAMCDRVIIINKGEVVADKYLKDLREGQEQVIIVEFDYRVEDTFLLRLPKVASVKNTYGFVYEITFSTKEDMRSHVFDFAHDNELKILQLNQKNASLESLFRELTS